One genomic segment of Sminthopsis crassicaudata isolate SCR6 chromosome 4, ASM4859323v1, whole genome shotgun sequence includes these proteins:
- the LRRC3C gene encoding leucine-rich repeat-containing protein 3C, translated as MILPTIHLSLLLLLLLDMGSPMPSAWAPPRGCYVAEEAGERTFRCSQAGLVAVPLGIPNDTRKLYLDANRLASVPAGAFQHLPALAELDLSHNVLVRLSDAAFQGLGNTLRYLDLSANQLTSVPAEAFRELQIQVNLSANPWRCDCALQEVLRWVRLAPETGAGIVCGPSARPELVGREFLSLIEAEMCGTGRGGARRGTDAALLVTMGGWLALVVAYLVHYVRRNQEEARRPPKLPPTVPARSEDSSMLSTVI; from the coding sequence ATGATCCTGCCAACCAttcatctttcccttctcctgctgctgctgctggacATGGGGAGTCCCATGCCCAGTGCCTGGGCACCTCCCCGGGGTTGCTATGTAGCAGAGGAAGCTGGTGAACGTACATTCCGGTGCAGCCAAGCTGGTCTGGTTGCTGTGCCTCTAGGCATCCCAAATGATACCCGCAAACTCTACCTAGATGCCAATCGGCTGGCATCTGTGCCTGCTGGTGCCTTCCAGCATCTTCCTGCCCTGGCTGAGCTAGACCTGTCGCACAATGTCCTTGTCCGCCTCTCAGATGCTGCCTTCCAGGGTCTGGGAAACACCCTGAGATACCTGGATCTCTCTGCCAATCAACTGACATCTGTGCCTGCTGAGGCCTTTAGAGAACTACAGATCCAAGTGAATCTGTCTGCCAATCCATGGCGCTGTGACTGTGCCCTTCAGGAGGTGCTGAGATGGGTGAGGTTGGCACCAGAAACTGGGGCGGGCATTGTCTGTGGACCAAGTGCCCGGCCAGAGCTGGTGGGACGGGAGTTTCTGTCACTGATAGAAGCAGAAATGTGTGGGACTGGGAGAGGTGGAGCCCGGCGAGGCACAGATGCTGCCCTGCTTGTCACCATGGGAGGCTGGCTGGCACTAGTTGTGGCTTATCTTGTTCACTATGTACGGAGGAATCAGGAAGAGGCCCGTCGTCCACCAAAACTGCCTCCTACCGTGCCAGCCCGCTCGGAGGATTCATCCATGCTCAGCACTGTTATTTGA